The Salminus brasiliensis chromosome 14, fSalBra1.hap2, whole genome shotgun sequence genome contains the following window.
CACTGTTTTTGAAAGGTTCCAGGAAGGTTACCCTGTAACGTTATAGTAGTAATGTTCAAGGAACGTTTGAAAAACCGAAGAAATATTAATGGTTTGCATCACAATGTTTTTAGAACATTTCTTATACAATGGAACAATGGAAGTTTGAACTTTTccaaaactaaaaatacaataaatacaatacaatgaTACATAATCACACATATATCACACTgacaaataatatttaataggtgtgatttaaaatgttttaggaatttaatataaaatataacttACAATAATTTTGAAATACGTCTATCAAATGTGAAAAGCTCATATTTAATTGTAAAGTTTAATCAAAAAGTTCAAGGAAAACTAAGAACCAAAAGTCGTAATGTTCAAAATGTTTACGTGATGTTCTACTAACTAAAATTTTTAGCTGGGCTAGAACTTCATGTTCTTCCTTTGTCTCTTCAATGTCTTGGTTCATCTGTGAATAGTATTGGTGATACTATCCAGGTATAATTGTGCTGTTGAACGACACAAGAGTACATTTTTCTTCGTGCTCTCCTCATGCATTTGTAGCCAGACCACTGTGGTCTGAGTGAGGGCCAAGCAAACAGAGAGTGAGCTATTCACTCTACTGTGGGCTGCCATCAAATCCCTGGACTGGCCAGGCTGACGGCAGGGGATTAACAAACTGCAAAGTGcacaaataaattttaaaaataaactttaaGAAATACCTTATTTTAGAAAGGGATGAATGCACTTTTTAAAGGCATTTGGCCCAGAACCTTTACATATTGGGAAGGTTCCTTGAACAATATGCACTCacatgtatgtgtatttatatgGGTTTTTACAGAACCATCCACTGAATGGTCCTTCAAGTTCCCAACCATAGTCCTAGAGCACCCCAGTCCTGCAAATTTCAGATTTGGGGACTCAGGAAGAGCTTGTTAGTAAGCATAAGAGGTAGATTAGGTGTCTTGAACCATCATCAAGAAATCATGAGTTAAAACCCCACCAATGGCAAAGCCATCTGCAGTCAGGATGGACAAGAAAGCTagtgcctttctctctctgtatgggTAGAAtgaccctccctctcccctATCATCTCCAAACATTACAATGCTAGCCACAGtaggcgtctgttagctaaAATAACCACCTTCTCCTCTGGGTGCATTGAGCTGTTAGCAGCAGTTCGAAATAATGCAGTGGTGCTTCACATGTCTTGACCTATCTTGGTGGCACTGTGTGTGATAAAAGAAGACCTAACTGTGTGAATTTGGCTTTGACTAAATTGGAGAAAATGGTTATTATCATTATGTAATATGTCCCTTTGGTGTTCATCATGCTCCTAGCTGAAGATCATGGACTACCACGTGCAATGCACTGTTGTTTCCCGCTATGCGTTCACCACTGTGGAGAGTACAGTGTGGAACCAGCTTCATTTCACCAAAGAGGCAGCCTTTGAGGTAGACCTACCACCCACTGCCTTCATCTCCAACTTTACCATGTGAGTCACGAATGGcacttttcatttctttacTTTGTTTTAACCATTCTATTATGTCTGCACCTTCAATGTAAGTATTTCAAGGTCCTCTTTTGGCTTTCAAACAAATGAGCTAGGAATGTGGTTTGCTCTGAAGATTAAGGAACAGGTTTGTCCAACGTTTCTTTCCCTGGATTCACATATGGACCAGTAGATGCAATAGAGTCCATAGTTACTAAACAAGAAGTAAGCAAGCTATTAAATCTTGTATTGAAGTAACTAATAAACTCCTAAAGCTCTTTAATGGCGTCTGGAGAGTTTTCATTATGTATGACAGTGTACCACCACTGCCTTAACAAACACCTCCAAAATTATTAGGCAAATCTTCAggaaatgttcacacaatgtaaaggataGCTGTTGTCTTTAGCTGTTACACCTAGTGTAGCTTTCATTCTGCCTTGACTACTTAAGCAGAATGATCTCTGTTTTCTTTTCCCTGTGACATGACAGTGTTGTAATTGCCTTAATGGTTAATTCATGTGGAAGAGTCACTCAGAGTCTTAATAAACATACTGCAATTAATCTCAGTAAAATGAATAATCAAGAATGACTTAATATTCTCATTTGTCACAAAGCATTACTTGAAAATAGCACTAGTAAGCTTCtaggaaagaaaaagaacagtttgaggggaaaaaagcatGGTCCTCATTCCAGGCGGGCCAGCAAGAGGTGTAATCCCAAAATAAAACTTCAGAGGACGTCTCTCAGGAACTCGAGCTCCCCTGAAGAAAGCAGAcacgtttgtgtgtgagtgagaggcCTGAAAGCCACTTTTCCTTCCAGAAGAATGCGTAGTGTAAATAAGTTTCCCGCAAATAAGAAAAAGGCAGCCTGGTAGAGCAGCCAGAAGCTGGATTTGGGGGTGGAAGTGGTTCGGGAACGAGGGAACTTTGGGTGTAGATGAATAGCAGGCTTTGTAGCAAGAAGTCAGAGAGTTAATAGAGAAAATGACATGAGCTGGAGTGTTCCCCCTCCCCTTCTGGCCCACTGGAGTTTACCAAGGCATGTCGCCAAGGTACACACACGTACTTTTATGCATGCACAAACACCCATACAGTACACATGTAAATACaatactctcacacacttatATCTAATTCCTTGTACTTACATAAACAAGACGTAACACATGTGAGGTTCTGGTCAATCAATCAAGATATATGTGTGtctttagtgtagtgtagaacCGTTATGCAGACGTTAACTGAAAGCCTTGTGTTCATCACATCACCCAGCTATGCACAGTCATCTCGTATAGCACACATACCTCTGCCCTCTTTTTTCCACTGGCTGTTAAACTGCCCATTCAAGCCTGCTCTGCCCTAAACAAGCTCTGTTTCAGGCCTGCCAGTTTATTTTGGTGGgtctttgttgatttttatttaaatatgtttggTTAAAGAGGTCAACCTTAAATTTAGCTTCTTCGTTCCTTTGCTTTGCCGCAAAGAGGATACAAGGCTTTTATAACTGGCTGAGTTGTTGGGGTGTAAAGCCTGGGGAAATGCTCTGTTGCTATATGAGGtaacagggtgtgtgtgtgtgtgtgcatgtggtgATGGTTGGGGTCTTCCAGTAAGCGTGTTTTCTGAGGGAAATGACTTTTTCTGCTCGCCCCTGTGTCGCCCTTGCctcttgtttgtgtttttgagcATTTGACCTGATTTTAGGACAACTCTGTCTTAACTTGCTTCTCTCCTACCGAACCCCTCAGTACATCTAATGGTAAGGCATACGTGGCTGAAGTAAAGGAGAGGGCTGCAGCCAGGAAGATCTATGATGCCGCCAAGAAACAAGGCAAAGCAGCAGGACTTGTCGCCACCAAGTGAGTCCGAAGGCGTTTTTGTTACATTCTCTCCTGGGATTaagtcatgttttttttggcACTGACTAAGTGAGCACTGACTGTTAACAGTTTACACATGTTCAAAACAAATGCAGATCCAAAATGAGATCATGATTGGTGCACAAGTctaaatcaacacagggtcaaaataaatcaaatcagaCTCAAACATATATGGTTAAATGTCCTTCAGCAAGTTGCGTCTAGATGCCTTTGGCAGCCATCATCAAGCTTCTGTGAGAGTCcaggttggatatttgaccactttTTGGCAGAATTGGCCGAATTAAAAAGAAAGGGTTGCTGTTCTGGCACAGACCCAACCTTTAGGAAAAGTCCACAAATTTTTAGTAGGCTTAAGATCAGGACATTgagaaggccattccaaaagcatAACGTTAGCCTACTTTATCCAGTCCACAACTACCTCTGATACATATTTGGCATCACTGTCCAGTTTGAACACTCAATTATGTCAAGTTTCAACTGTCCAGCTGATGATTTGAGATTATCCTGAATCATTCTGAGGCTGTCCACTTTCTGCATTATTCCATTCAATGTACCAGGCCACCATGCCTAACAGTCGGTACAGAATTTTTGGggcctcacctttactccttcaaacaTACCTATGGCCATTGTGGCCGAACAACTCAGTTTTTCTCTCATCTGAGTAAGTATTTGGCCACAATTACAAAACTTTCAACTAGAgggattattttttttgtccatgtggtcagctgcaaatgCTTGTCACGCTTAAAGGTGTCAACTTTGGAGCTGGTACTCCAAAGTCCCTGACTGTATACAGTGACTCTGGTGTTCCAGCAACTTCTAGTTCATTGCAGATCTGTACCTTGAACCTGGTTGTTTTTTAACCATTCgaaccaatttcctctcagctgactGTTTTGGTCTTTTTCCTTACAATGGCAAAGTGGATATACCTCCCAACAACTTGGGAACActtgtttgaactgatgatcttggaaCCTGCTGTTATTTAGAAATGACTCCAAGAGggggcacagagaagctaccaactgtagtcaatcatgatcactagcaggatGTAGTACTGAATTAACAATCTAAGTGggtttaatgtatattttgacCCTGTGCTaaattcatatatatacatGGATATATATTGTTCCCATATGCTATACATGCTATAAGCTATATGTTGTGCCTCTTATTTAAAGGGAACGTGAGATTGAGAAGTTCAGGGTAGCTGTCAGTGTGCCTCCTGGAACCCAAATGTCTTTCTCCCTGACTTATGAGGAGCTACTGATACGGCGACTGGGTCACTATGAGCTTTCATTGGGCCTGAAGCCAGGGCAGCCAGTGCAGAATCTCTCCGTGGATGTTACGATAGCAGAGAGGACTGGAATCAGCTTCATCAAAGCCCTGCCACTTAGGACCAGTCGGCTGCTCACCAACACTGTTCCAGGTGCAATTCAAAGAAAGTCAACAGTTTGTCTTACAATCTGGGGTAAAATTGAAATGTGGATGGTGCTGGAACTCTTCCTAAGTTCACTAAAATGATCTTGTGTAGCTACTGTTGCAAGCTAGGCTACAGAAATTGACTTACTAATCAGTCTTGCTAATCAGCTAGCTTTAAGGTAACTAACATCATACAAATACTTAGAGTTTGGCAGTATTTCCTTTTTGCATACAAACATACTGTCTCAAAATATTACCGCATACAGTATTAGCAGGGCCGGGAAGCGGTGTAAGTAGCGCAGATGGTTCTATGTTTACGTGGCTTCAATACAATTTTATCCTGCATTATTTCaaaactgaaaaacacacaattttttttattgcacaATTTCACATCAATCATGCAATACATATTAGCCCCTTTTCCCAGcgaactgaggctcaaatcccacACTTGTAGAaaataaagcctcatatctgagagcacaagtCATGTGGGTGGTCCTAGGAGTGTTTTCGACTGTTTCCAGGCACATTTTGTGGattggctcatccaggtttgcttgcccTCCCTTTTATTTAAACTCAGCTTGTCGCTTAACTTGCAAGTACGGTGGGCtgcagtatacagtattaccttaacccccccccacacacaccccccgcCCCTATATATACTACAGCTAGGTGGCTAACTCTATGTGCATCCATATCAATCTTGGCACTATGAGAGCCATTTCTTATCAAACATAGGTAATGATCTCCAAGTGATTATGCAATTTCGAGCTAAAACATGAATAGGCCTCATTTTGTCCTGAGAAACATTACTAATCATTATCTTTTTGATAATGTTACAGCATCATTAGGTTattaggttattattattaggttaATTACTCAGGTCAGTCCTGCTAGTCAACTAGGGGGCAGTTTCTCTAAGGACTTCAATGATTTCAGAAATGAATTGAAACTCTGGAACTCTGCTCATGTTTGCAGCTGAGGCCGAAGCTCCTTCCTCCACTCAAGTGCAGCAGAACCCATGCTGTGCTCATGTTCATTACAGCCCCACCCTGCAACAGCAAAAAAGCATCTCCCCCAAAGGACTCAATGCAGACTTTGTTATCCAGTATGACGTGGAGCAGAAAGATATTATGGGAGACATCCAGGTTAATGCACCATTACTCAATTCTCAACATATCCCAGTTACATGTCTTGCTTTAGCCAGAAGAAACCTTTTCATAGCGGGTTCCTTTGGTCTTTCTTTTCAGGTGCACGATGGCTACTTTGTTCATTACTTTGCTCCACGAGATCTGCCGGTAGTTCCAAAAGATGTCATCTTTGTCATTGATGTCAGTGGCTCCATGATCGGCACTAAGATCAAACAGGTAGCTCAACATCTAATCAATGAATGAGATGCAATATGGTGTCGACAAGCAGGTAGAATTCTAGGTCAGTGAATGAGGATCTTTTACTCTGACACAGACCAAGGCTGCCATGTCTACTATCCTGGGTGAGCTCCGTGAGGGGGACTATTTCAATCTCATCACGTTTTCGGATAAGGTCCACACCTGGAAGAAAGGTCGCACTGTGCAGGCCACGAAGCAGAACATACGGGATGCAAGAGAGTTTGTCAGGAAAATCATTGCTGAGGGCTGTAGGTGTCTTCACAACTCTTGCACCCATGATGTTAAACCCTCATTACACAGGAGACTCAAATATCTGGAAACTCCCCTCACTTTCCCTTCTGATCTTTCTTTTCAGGGACGAACATCAATGCAGCTATCCTCTCTGCAGCTCAGTTGGTCAacccctcctcatcctcacctcTGTCACCCCGACATGTACCAATGATCATCTTCCTGACTGATGGAGAGGCTACCATCGGAGTTACTGCACAGGATCTCATCCTGCATAATGCGCAGAGTGCCCTGGGCTCAGTCTCTCTGTTCTGTCTGGCATTTGGGGATGATGCAGATTTTCCTCTGCTGAAGAGGTTATCCCTGGAGAACCGTGGCATAGCACGCATGGTAGGCTGCAATCAGTCCCTATTCTGCGTGATACATCAGGAGTACAAGTGAAACCATCATAAATCTCATGATTGTTCTCTCAGGTATATGAAGATGCTGACGCTGCGCTCCAGTTAAAGGGCTTCTATGATGAGGTGGCCAGTCCACTACTGTCAGATGTCCAGCTGTCCTACCTGGATAATCAGGCTTATGATGTCACACAAGCTCTCTTCCCAAACTATTTCCAGGGCTCTGAGTTGGTGGTCACAGGGAGGATTAAGCCAGGAATACAGGATCTGAAAGTTTCCCTAACAGCAAATGACTCAAAGCAAAAGGTGAAGGTGGAGAACCAGCTTGCACTCGCCAAGGCTGAGGGGAATTGGACAGCAGCATCACTTGGTTGTACAGGGGGACTGGACAGGATACCCACCTTTGTGCATCGCCTTTGGGCCTATTTCACAATCAAGGAGCTCCTGCTGGCTAAACTGAACAGCACAGACCAGGTAGTGCAGCGCTTGCTAATGGAGAAAGCCACTAATCTTTCACTGAAATATAACTTTGTCACACCTGTGACCTCACTGATAGTGGTTAAACCAGACACAGAGGAGTCAAATCCAACCGCTGCAACTTCCACCACAACTACAACTAGACCTACCACGACTGCAAGTGTGGGAACCATGGTCACACAGACCTCCAATACTACCCCTAAAATGACCACCACTGTTGCAACAGGGATCAAAAAGACCAGCTCCATTTCAGCCCCCAAGGCAGGGAAATTTCCTTTGACCAAGCCCCCTCGCCCACATCCCCCTCCTCCAGGGTTACACACCACAGGGCACCCAGCTAACACTCCTCCGTCTCCAGGCAAAACTGTTGGACCTTCAGCTTCCAAGAAGACCACAACATTACCACCCAGTGCATCTAAAACCACCTCTGCCACTCATTCTAGCAAGACCTCCACCACTACAACCAGCACCACGAGAACTGTAGCAGTTCCAGGCCTCAAGGCGAGCACTATTCTTCCACTCAACTCCACGAGGACAGCTACTCCAGCCATCAAGAGCTCCACAGCACTGCACAGCACCGTTAAAAACACCACTTCTGCTGTGCCTGCCAAAATCACAACAACATCCAGCCCAGCAAAACCTCCAGTCCTGCTTGTGAGGAAATCCGCATCCTCACCTGACAGTGAGAATTCCACCACAGCTGAAGTTCCTACATTCCAGGCAGATCTCCAGGCAGTCCCATTATCCACTGCCTCACCTGGAGACCATGATCCAGAAATAAACTTGGATCTGGACATTGCCACCCTTGTGGCTGCCACCTTTGCACCTATGCCAGGTCTCACAGATGCACCCAAACTGTGGGAAGCTGCTGGCATTTTAGGTAAGTTCCAGTACCATGCAAAGATGCTTTGAAGTTTATTTGGGTTCTCCGTGGTTGGCAGTAGGGCTTAATTATACTGCAGCTGCACATTTCTATATAACATATCAGCTCTTCTGGAAGTTGAAATGCAGAACCTAatctttccctttttcaccAGCATCTCATATTGAGTAGCTTACATGAaagttgtgttttttaaatgcaATGGTTTAAGGACATTATTGTACTTTCGGGATTTCCTGATATGACATGTAAAGTGAATAATGGCTAATATGGctaataaatgtcatatttatcCTCACTGGTGTAAACTATCCTAAATACCTTTATATGTTGTTTAACCTCATGAAGAAACTAAATACCTCTTTCATAAGTTTCCTCAATTTgatgctgccaattaacccacatgTTCATAGCGCCCCTAGCAtttgcaatgctcccgacactaggagggtaaggacttcaATATAAGTGAAGCCGGCCAATGGCTCTTTTCACCAGGCTGCACtcttggaggaaagcaccaggtcctCATCTTCCCCACACCAGTTGCCtgacagatgcctgtgccggtcAATGTGGTAGTTTAAGAGTCATCAGGGGAAAGAGCGCCatttacccacccagagagagcacagccaattgtgctctttcagactcccgttgctgatggcaaagtggcccGCAGGCTGTAGTGGCAGCGCATTCAACCATTGAGCCACTCACAGCCCCAGAAAAGCAACTGATTAATAGTTTCTACAAATTGTATTTGTAGTATTTAGACAGTCCTTTTTTGGACACCCAGCATTGTTATTACTCCCATTTTATGAGACTCCCAGTGAATAGATAATAACCCAATGAATAAGTTTAAAACTGTAGCCCTTTTGCCTTTGTTATAGATACTGACCCAATAACCTAAACACCCTCTCCTCTGTCTGCCAGATGTTTCTACTGCCATCCAGTTTCAGACAAAAGGTAAATCACACACTTTTAGCCCCTTACCTCATTCTTGACCTGGCATTTGTCCTGGTGGTCTATTTTCAGAAAGTGCTACCAGGCGGAATCTGGTCAGATGGGAAAGTAATGTCAGTACTTTCCATCATGAGCTGCATTTTTGATGGCGTTTTGTAGCctttaatgcatttattttatgtatgtataaaacATGATTAAGATTTTCTCTTTAGATGTTTTAGATGCAAAGTACTGTATACATTATTCATAAATATTGTTTTATCCTTTGACCAGATATTGAAGCTGTCAAAGGTATGTGGTATCAACATTGTAATTCTTTCTGATGATCAAGATTTTTAGATTTGTAgttttgtaaatatattttataattagcttctcatttttttaaacccATTGTGTAGAGTTTGATGTCACATATGACTACGACTATGACTACTCCGTCCATTATGATTCATGTAAGTCAAATAAGCACAAATATTGCTACAACAAACTCGAGCTGTATGTCATTTCTCATCCATTTATAATAAGACTGCTTTTACATGACTCCTATATTTTGTGTCTAAAACCTTTTCATAGACTCTGATGCAGAAGCAGCTGGTAGGTAGTTTTACTAACTATTCCTATACATATTTTGTGCATTAAGTAAAACACTACATGGTGTTAAGGTAAttatacagtcaggtccataagtatttagaCAGTGACATAATTCTTTGCAGTTTTGTCTAGAGGTTAATTTCAGGGAGGTTGCACCCTccctcccccaccaccaccacccagacaacaatatatttgtatatttattcaGCAGCCTTCCCTTCTCTTACCAAATATGTAGGTGAATCCTTGTTATATTTTCTTATGTTATACTTTTGGTGATTTTAATGGTAAATTTAAGGGTTTAAGGGATTTAAGCAAGTCCACAGGGGGTTTATTCTCATCATGGAGGACACCAATAGAGCAGTAGAGCAAGCAGCTAGCATATGCATcattaattacaaaaataaaagaatgacACCTGTAAACCTACACTAAGATGCCCACCATGGGCAACATGGCCAGGGGTAAGTGCCTTTTCATATTCCCTGTTTTCAAACTCCCCACCATATGGAAGCTGCAGAACGAAACTGAACTGCTGcactatgagagagagagaggtcaagTGTAAACCCTGCCCACAGAGAACACTGACAGGTCAACTGAGCACAAGGACAAACTAAAGGGGATGCTACATGTGTCAAACTCTATCTCTGTCACTCAATCATTTGATTGCTCCCAAAACAGTGCGCGAGCGATCCTGCTATACAACGTCCCGATTACCCAGGGTATTGTATATGATTTGTGGGCATCAGGGAACCTCTATCAGTATGTGGGAGAATCCTGTGAGTCCCTGGAGAGGTTGGGCGTCCgtcacagaaacaaaacaacagtTGTGGTACatgtttaaaaagaagaaatgcaTTTTTGCTGATcgcttcatttcaaatcaatTAAGGTGATGTACAGAAGCGAAATGACAAAAATTctatcactgtccaaatacttatggacctggcTGTATGTTACATGTTACGAAATTTTTAATCTCCAATTGTTTCCCTTTGTTTCAGCTGCCCCAGACAGCACTCCCTCGATAGGTTTTCTTAGAGTCTTCTCTTCCTCAGGTAGATCATAACAGGATTTCAGATTTCAGCAAAGCTGTGAATTTATACTGTCATCATTATTACAGCAATATAGATGTAATGCGAGGGACCTTTAACATTATCCGTTGTATGCTAAAACatctgttgtgttttttaaGTGGATGGAGACCCCCATTTTGTTGTTACACTCCCGAAAACACACCAGAATCTGTGTTTCACTGTTGACGGCGAAGCCAACGATGTGTTGCTTCTTCTGGAAGATCCAAGCAAAGGTGAAATTCAATTATGCTGACTTCAAATATAGCCATAACATAGTTGTGGTTATAGTTAAGTCTGTATACTTTAGAGGTTAGATAAATGGGTATTTAAAAGCCCCACTTTTTAGTGATGCTCTTCTTAAACTCTGTGCTGCAGACATTACAGTGAACGGCCATTTGATATTGGCTCCTGCAAAGCTTGGACAGGAGGACCGCATTCGTACCTTCTTTGACAAGATAACCATCAGAGCTGCCAAAGGCAACATCACAATCACACTGACCACAAACTCTGTGCTAGTGAAGGGGGAG
Protein-coding sequences here:
- the itih6 gene encoding inter-alpha-trypsin inhibitor heavy chain H6, with translation MGINLVGITLTLLVTASTGFAVGYEEESILLKRLRRQSNAAKPALKIMDYHVQCTVVSRYAFTTVESTVWNQLHFTKEAAFEVDLPPTAFISNFTITSNGKAYVAEVKERAAARKIYDAAKKQGKAAGLVATKEREIEKFRVAVSVPPGTQMSFSLTYEELLIRRLGHYELSLGLKPGQPVQNLSVDVTIAERTGISFIKALPLRTSRLLTNTVPAEAEAPSSTQVQQNPCCAHVHYSPTLQQQKSISPKGLNADFVIQYDVEQKDIMGDIQVHDGYFVHYFAPRDLPVVPKDVIFVIDVSGSMIGTKIKQTKAAMSTILGELREGDYFNLITFSDKVHTWKKGRTVQATKQNIRDAREFVRKIIAEGWTNINAAILSAAQLVNPSSSSPLSPRHVPMIIFLTDGEATIGVTAQDLILHNAQSALGSVSLFCLAFGDDADFPLLKRLSLENRGIARMVYEDADAALQLKGFYDEVASPLLSDVQLSYLDNQAYDVTQALFPNYFQGSELVVTGRIKPGIQDLKVSLTANDSKQKVKVENQLALAKAEGNWTAASLGCTGGLDRIPTFVHRLWAYFTIKELLLAKLNSTDQVVQRLLMEKATNLSLKYNFVTPVTSLIVVKPDTEESNPTAATSTTTTTRPTTTASVGTMVTQTSNTTPKMTTTVATGIKKTSSISAPKAGKFPLTKPPRPHPPPPGLHTTGHPANTPPSPGKTVGPSASKKTTTLPPSASKTTSATHSSKTSTTTTSTTRTVAVPGLKASTILPLNSTRTATPAIKSSTALHSTVKNTTSAVPAKITTTSSPAKPPVLLVRKSASSPDSENSTTAEVPTFQADLQAVPLSTASPGDHDPEINLDLDIATLVAATFAPMPGLTDAPKLWEAAGILDVSTAIQFQTKDIEAVKEFDVTYDYDYDYSVHYDSYSDAEAAAAPDSTPSIGFLRVFSSSVDGDPHFVVTLPKTHQNLCFTVDGEANDVLLLLEDPSKDITVNGHLILAPAKLGQEDRIRTFFDKITIRAAKGNITITLTTNSVLVKGEGLKSLPTNRQGSLTGPGLKIVLDGHQSCWIELGRGVLFLVLFHRYSHPNYFQVEHLGFYIAEGYGLSTLTRGLLGQFQHSRMEVVRIKDSHGTGFHHAQTSKTNSLAMGLLKKGDEHIPVTLQDKALKDTASKRHMAQCWVVPKVEVERLLGHSYKSYVVDYL